The following are encoded together in the Geobacter sulfurreducens PCA genome:
- a CDS encoding RluA family pseudouridine synthase, with translation MLTYQITDIDHCRSAESFLRNLLPAAPSAYIRKLISAGHLKINGGAVAPDTLLAAGNTATIKESDRTRQLLAAAKPQLDILWEDDYCVIVNKPAGLPVHRTAEAGEANLVELAEHFMAGRGTAVKLRPVNRLDRGTSGATILAKSSSSAGMLGRYVKEEGLDKLYLAVTDGSLPDAGTIDTPLDGKDAHTDFRTLARDTAVSFALVIPISGRMHQIRKHLSAIGHPVRGDRRYRGTLLTGYPGHLLHAFRVALIHPVTGRKLIVHAPLPPAFIQYLPTGAPLVWHDLLREIASRPD, from the coding sequence ATGCTCACCTACCAGATCACGGACATCGATCATTGCCGTAGCGCCGAAAGTTTTCTGCGCAACCTCTTGCCTGCAGCCCCCTCCGCCTACATCCGGAAACTCATATCGGCCGGGCACCTGAAGATCAATGGCGGAGCCGTCGCACCCGACACCCTCCTCGCCGCCGGAAACACGGCAACCATCAAGGAAAGCGACCGCACCCGCCAGCTCCTTGCCGCCGCCAAGCCCCAACTCGACATCCTGTGGGAAGACGACTACTGCGTTATCGTCAACAAACCCGCCGGCCTGCCCGTCCATCGCACAGCCGAGGCCGGCGAGGCAAACCTGGTCGAACTGGCCGAACACTTCATGGCCGGACGCGGCACCGCGGTGAAACTGCGTCCGGTCAACCGCCTGGACCGCGGCACGTCTGGAGCGACAATCCTGGCGAAGAGCTCATCCAGCGCCGGCATGCTGGGACGCTATGTCAAGGAAGAGGGCCTCGACAAACTCTACCTGGCAGTGACCGACGGCAGCCTGCCCGACGCGGGCACGATCGACACCCCCCTGGACGGGAAAGACGCACACACTGACTTCCGCACCCTGGCCCGGGATACGGCCGTTTCCTTCGCCCTCGTCATTCCCATCAGCGGACGAATGCACCAGATCCGCAAGCATCTTTCCGCCATCGGCCATCCGGTGCGAGGTGACCGCCGCTACCGGGGCACCCTGTTGACGGGATACCCGGGCCATCTCCTTCACGCCTTTCGGGTCGCCCTCATCCATCCCGTTACCGGTCGAAAACTGATTGTCCATGCACCGCTTCCTCCTGCCTTCATTCAGTACCTGCCGACTGGGGCTCCCTTGGTGTGGCACGATCTCCTGAGAGAAATCGCCAGTCGTCCCGACTGA
- a CDS encoding AAA family ATPase, with protein MPEKLLVPSIEQRIAGMLEVTRRMKDESEGRKKGKIRPTVTISREFGCEAFPMAERLKEILDRQSGEPWVIMDKGLLEEAAKRLDVSTEVFSSLGHRPRFLDDMIATLTPHWKSERDYFRILCDQIASLADAGNVILIGRGSTVITQSMANCFHFRIYASHEYKVRSIARRAKLPLQEAEHLVERKQKERDRFIRDFLDRDISDLSLYHLAINNDRNSSDLIARTIADYLVARKSG; from the coding sequence ATGCCGGAAAAACTACTTGTGCCGTCCATCGAACAGAGAATCGCCGGAATGCTTGAAGTCACACGCCGCATGAAGGACGAGTCGGAGGGGAGAAAAAAAGGGAAAATCCGGCCGACGGTAACCATTTCCCGGGAGTTCGGCTGCGAAGCCTTTCCCATGGCCGAGCGGCTAAAGGAAATACTGGACCGGCAGTCGGGAGAGCCATGGGTAATTATGGACAAAGGGCTGCTGGAGGAGGCGGCGAAGCGACTTGATGTTTCAACGGAGGTCTTCAGCTCCCTCGGCCACCGGCCCCGCTTCCTCGACGACATGATCGCCACGCTCACGCCTCACTGGAAAAGCGAACGGGATTACTTCCGCATCCTCTGCGACCAGATCGCCTCTCTGGCTGACGCAGGCAACGTCATTCTCATCGGACGGGGAAGCACCGTGATCACCCAGAGTATGGCGAATTGCTTCCACTTCCGCATCTATGCCTCCCACGAATACAAGGTCCGCTCCATCGCCCGCAGGGCGAAACTGCCGCTCCAGGAGGCGGAGCACCTGGTGGAGCGGAAACAGAAAGAACGCGACCGCTTCATCCGCGACTTCCTCGACCGCGACATCAGCGATCTGAGCCTCTACCACCTGGCCATCAACAATGACCGGAACTCCTCGGACCTCATCGCCCGGACCATTGCCGATTATCTTGTTGCCAGGAAAAGCGGCTGA
- the hcp gene encoding hydroxylamine reductase codes for MGMFCNQCEQAAKGVGCEIMGVCGKNPEVAALQDLMLYGLKGLAIYADKARELGARDEAIDLFMIEGLFTTVTNVDFDPVSLAGKLRTCYDMKEKAKSLYETAYREKNGGHAPAIAAGPAAWVIASDLEGLVKQGLEHGINTHHTDADVRSAIEILIYGLKGMAAYADHAYILGKKDEEVFAFFHKAMAATADPAKGLMDFVGLSMECGKLNIKVMGMLNEGHVDHYGHPVPTKVPTGTRRNKGILVSGHDLRMLEELLKQTAGKGIDIYTHGEMLPAHGYPGLKQKYPHLYGNFGGAWQDQAKEFPLFPGAIIFNTNCIQRPADSYKDRLFSWGQVGWPGVKHISGWDFSEVINKALECPELADAPEKEILTGFGHNAVLGVADKVIEGVKAGAIKHFFLIGGCDGAKPGRNYYTELAEKVPQDCVILTLACGKYRFNKLEFGDIGGIPRLLDIGQCNDAYSALQIALALANAFNCGVNDLPLSMILSWYEQKAVVILLSLLHLGIRNIKIGPSLPAFVTPNVLNFLVENFNLGPITTVEADLKAALGQ; via the coding sequence ATGGGAATGTTCTGTAACCAGTGCGAACAGGCCGCCAAGGGCGTCGGCTGCGAGATCATGGGAGTCTGCGGGAAAAATCCCGAGGTCGCCGCGCTGCAGGATCTGATGCTCTACGGGCTCAAGGGGCTAGCCATTTACGCCGACAAGGCCCGCGAACTGGGAGCCAGGGACGAGGCCATCGACCTCTTCATGATCGAAGGGCTCTTCACTACCGTCACCAACGTGGACTTCGATCCGGTCAGCCTCGCGGGCAAGCTCCGCACCTGCTACGACATGAAGGAAAAGGCCAAGTCCCTCTATGAAACCGCCTACCGCGAGAAGAACGGCGGCCACGCTCCGGCAATCGCTGCCGGTCCCGCCGCCTGGGTCATCGCCAGCGATCTCGAAGGGCTCGTGAAGCAGGGACTCGAGCACGGCATCAACACCCACCACACGGACGCCGACGTGCGCTCTGCCATCGAGATCCTCATCTACGGCCTCAAGGGAATGGCGGCCTACGCTGACCACGCCTACATCCTCGGCAAGAAGGACGAAGAGGTCTTCGCCTTCTTCCACAAAGCCATGGCCGCCACCGCCGACCCGGCCAAGGGGCTCATGGACTTCGTGGGGCTCTCCATGGAGTGCGGCAAGCTCAACATCAAGGTCATGGGGATGCTGAACGAAGGGCACGTGGACCACTACGGCCACCCGGTCCCCACCAAGGTGCCCACCGGCACCCGGAGGAACAAGGGGATTCTCGTGTCGGGCCACGACCTGCGCATGCTTGAAGAACTCCTCAAGCAGACCGCCGGCAAGGGGATCGACATCTACACCCACGGCGAGATGCTCCCGGCCCACGGCTATCCGGGCCTGAAGCAGAAGTATCCGCATCTCTACGGCAATTTCGGCGGCGCGTGGCAGGATCAGGCCAAGGAATTCCCCCTCTTCCCCGGCGCCATCATCTTCAACACCAACTGCATCCAACGGCCGGCCGACTCTTACAAGGACCGTCTCTTCTCCTGGGGACAGGTGGGATGGCCCGGCGTGAAGCACATCTCCGGCTGGGACTTCTCCGAGGTCATCAACAAGGCTCTTGAGTGCCCCGAGCTGGCAGACGCGCCGGAGAAGGAAATCCTCACCGGCTTCGGCCACAACGCCGTCCTCGGCGTCGCCGACAAGGTCATCGAAGGGGTGAAGGCAGGCGCCATCAAGCACTTCTTCCTCATCGGCGGCTGCGACGGCGCCAAGCCGGGCCGCAACTACTACACCGAACTGGCCGAGAAGGTGCCCCAGGACTGCGTTATCCTGACCCTCGCCTGCGGCAAGTACCGCTTCAACAAGCTCGAGTTCGGCGACATCGGCGGCATCCCGCGACTGCTGGACATCGGCCAGTGCAACGATGCCTACTCGGCCCTCCAGATCGCCCTGGCCCTGGCCAACGCCTTCAACTGCGGCGTGAACGATCTGCCCCTGTCCATGATCCTTTCCTGGTATGAGCAGAAGGCGGTGGTCATCCTCCTGTCGCTGCTCCACCTGGGGATCAGGAACATCAAGATCGGCCCCAGCCTCCCGGCCTTCGTCACCCCGAACGTCCTCAACTTCCTGGTTGAGAACTTCAACCTGGGCCCCATCACCACGGTGGAAGCCGACCTCAAGGCAGCCCTCGGCCAGTAA
- a CDS encoding lipoprotein, with protein MRKNMLMAVTMLVLALGALTLTGCNEQIFNVNDVASDPAAYTGTITIAGVMGGTSQADRTVFGIMDLKELACTTPGCNKIFIPIRANGTVPALGDEVRVTGSFRTEPGGLIFVAEKMKVVKNHKIGG; from the coding sequence ATGCGCAAAAACATGCTTATGGCTGTGACGATGCTCGTACTGGCATTGGGTGCCCTTACCCTCACCGGCTGCAACGAGCAGATATTCAACGTAAACGACGTGGCCTCGGACCCCGCCGCCTATACGGGCACCATCACCATCGCCGGGGTCATGGGGGGGACGTCGCAGGCGGACCGGACCGTCTTCGGCATCATGGATCTAAAGGAACTGGCCTGTACTACGCCGGGCTGCAACAAGATCTTCATCCCGATCCGCGCCAATGGGACGGTTCCCGCCCTGGGCGACGAGGTGCGGGTGACCGGCAGCTTCCGGACCGAGCCGGGCGGTCTCATCTTTGTGGCCGAAAAGATGAAGGTGGTGAAGAACCACAAGATCGGAGGGTAG
- a CDS encoding DUF3108 domain-containing protein, whose translation MRIYAVLAAAVVVLWGNSTVGAAPKVPEKLVYELSWTGVPVGTATQEISDAGDLRTIVSTARSNDWLSVFFPVEDRIVSSYDRHRAPFPGLARHYRLQTREGNRRRDREIVFEHERGVARFTDHKTGEKANIPIPVDTIDVYGSFYYVRYLPLEVGTSHHLNILDSKRQRLIEVRVLRKEKLKTVLGEVETIVIQPLVYSEGVFEGKGTVHIWLTDDEQRIPVRARTRVTVGSVTATLVDGTFEKKR comes from the coding sequence ATGAGGATCTATGCCGTTCTTGCCGCGGCAGTCGTAGTGCTGTGGGGGAACTCGACGGTCGGGGCAGCGCCGAAGGTTCCCGAAAAGCTCGTGTACGAGTTGTCGTGGACCGGCGTTCCGGTCGGTACGGCCACCCAGGAGATTTCGGATGCGGGCGATCTCCGCACGATCGTTTCAACTGCCCGGTCCAACGACTGGCTATCGGTCTTTTTTCCCGTGGAGGACCGAATCGTGAGCAGCTACGACCGGCATCGGGCGCCCTTCCCGGGTCTGGCCCGCCACTACCGGCTCCAGACCCGGGAAGGAAACCGGCGGCGGGACCGGGAGATCGTGTTCGAACATGAGCGTGGAGTGGCCCGGTTTACCGATCACAAAACCGGGGAAAAGGCGAATATCCCTATTCCGGTCGATACCATCGATGTGTACGGCAGTTTTTACTACGTGCGCTACCTCCCCCTGGAGGTGGGAACGTCCCACCACCTGAACATCCTGGACAGCAAGCGCCAGCGGCTCATCGAGGTGCGGGTTCTGCGCAAGGAAAAGCTCAAAACAGTGCTGGGTGAAGTGGAGACCATCGTCATCCAGCCGCTGGTCTATTCGGAGGGGGTGTTCGAGGGAAAGGGGACGGTGCATATCTGGCTCACCGATGATGAGCAGCGCATTCCGGTGCGGGCGCGAACCAGGGTCACGGTGGGGAGCGTGACAGCAACGCTGGTGGACGGGACCTTCGAGAAAAAGCGGTAG
- a CDS encoding ABC transporter ATP-binding protein, with translation MSDAIIRTENLTKTYGSGQVTTHALRGVSLEIPRGAFCAIVGPSGHGKSTLMHLVGGLDRPSAGQVAVDGIELTGLANSDLARLRAEKIGFVFQFFNLLGSLTAEENVAAAMMFAGIPEKQQKERARELLELVGLGEKLGARPRQLSGGQQQRVAIARALANDPDILLMDEPTGNLDSAAEAEVLAAVAELHRQGKTVVIVTHNPEIARQAQMVVEIRDGRLASA, from the coding sequence ATGAGTGACGCAATCATCCGGACGGAAAACCTGACCAAAACGTACGGCTCCGGCCAGGTCACCACCCACGCCCTGCGGGGAGTGAGCCTGGAGATCCCGCGCGGCGCGTTCTGCGCCATCGTGGGGCCTTCGGGGCACGGTAAAAGCACCCTCATGCATCTGGTGGGAGGGCTCGATCGGCCTTCGGCCGGCCAGGTGGCAGTGGACGGCATCGAGCTGACCGGTCTTGCCAACAGTGACCTGGCGCGGCTGCGGGCCGAGAAGATCGGCTTCGTGTTCCAGTTTTTCAACCTTTTGGGCAGTCTCACGGCCGAGGAGAATGTGGCTGCTGCCATGATGTTCGCGGGCATCCCGGAAAAACAGCAAAAGGAACGGGCCCGGGAATTGCTGGAACTGGTGGGGCTCGGAGAGAAGCTGGGCGCACGGCCCCGCCAGCTTTCCGGGGGCCAGCAGCAGCGCGTGGCCATTGCCCGTGCTCTGGCCAACGACCCCGATATCCTCCTGATGGACGAGCCCACGGGCAACCTGGATTCGGCCGCAGAAGCCGAGGTGCTGGCGGCCGTGGCTGAGCTCCACCGTCAGGGGAAGACGGTGGTGATCGTCACCCACAACCCGGAGATCGCCCGCCAGGCCCAGATGGTGGTGGAGATCAGGGACGGCCGGCTGGCCTCGGCCTGA
- a CDS encoding ABC transporter permease, protein MNITKLVVKNITRRRGRFVFTLLGITIGIASFVAFLALGGGLKDEVRREAAALGANLVVTPKGSCAYEQVSILTGEQLPSTITMEEVGRVAAIQGLTAVPVLTEKTAIRNRPVGVAGVLPDAMKPFKGWEVRSGEYFANNDERVVVVGAAAAESFGLKPGDEVTIRGTRLPVKGVLKETGSKDDTTLFLALSVAQELFKAAGKASFVAVKVDDLSRTDDYIMKIKETVNAGVVSDKQMLKSVLGIIGTVNVTLQLIAAISVLAAAFGIVNTMMTATYERRREIGILQAIGARRREIFAIFLMESGFYGLLGGICGVAGGLAASILVGPMVNQNAFLAFVKGNDPAAVLDPKLMVGSVAFSVAVALVAGLYPAWRAARLTPVEAISHE, encoded by the coding sequence ATGAACATCACGAAACTGGTGGTTAAGAACATCACCCGCCGGCGGGGGAGGTTCGTGTTCACCCTTCTGGGCATCACCATCGGCATCGCCTCCTTTGTGGCATTTCTGGCCCTGGGGGGCGGGCTCAAGGATGAGGTGCGGCGCGAGGCGGCCGCCCTGGGGGCGAACCTGGTGGTGACCCCCAAAGGGTCGTGCGCCTATGAGCAGGTATCGATTCTCACCGGCGAGCAGCTTCCCTCAACCATCACCATGGAGGAGGTGGGCCGGGTCGCGGCCATCCAGGGGCTCACGGCGGTGCCGGTCCTGACCGAGAAGACCGCCATCCGGAACCGTCCCGTGGGGGTGGCCGGCGTTCTTCCCGACGCCATGAAGCCGTTCAAGGGGTGGGAGGTGCGCAGCGGAGAGTATTTCGCGAATAATGACGAGCGGGTCGTGGTGGTCGGCGCGGCCGCGGCTGAATCCTTCGGCCTCAAGCCCGGCGACGAGGTTACCATCCGCGGGACGCGGCTGCCGGTGAAGGGGGTGTTGAAGGAGACCGGCAGCAAGGACGACACCACCCTGTTCCTGGCCCTCTCCGTGGCCCAGGAGCTCTTCAAGGCCGCCGGCAAGGCGTCGTTCGTGGCGGTGAAGGTGGACGACCTCTCCCGGACCGACGACTACATCATGAAGATCAAGGAAACGGTGAACGCGGGGGTCGTGTCGGACAAGCAGATGCTCAAGTCGGTCCTGGGCATCATCGGCACGGTGAATGTGACGCTTCAGTTGATCGCCGCGATATCGGTGCTGGCCGCGGCCTTCGGCATCGTCAATACCATGATGACCGCCACCTACGAGCGGCGTCGTGAGATCGGCATCCTCCAGGCCATCGGGGCGCGACGCAGGGAAATATTCGCCATTTTTCTCATGGAGTCCGGATTCTACGGCCTCCTGGGCGGCATCTGCGGCGTCGCGGGAGGCCTGGCGGCGTCGATCCTGGTCGGGCCCATGGTAAATCAGAATGCCTTCCTGGCCTTCGTGAAGGGCAATGACCCTGCGGCGGTCCTGGACCCGAAGCTCATGGTCGGCTCAGTGGCCTTCTCGGTGGCGGTTGCCCTGGTGGCCGGGCTCTATCCCGCGTGGCGCGCCGCGCGGCTCACCCCAGTGGAGGCGATCAGCCATGAGTGA
- a CDS encoding class I SAM-dependent methyltransferase, producing the protein MGEEQERWDQRYLSEECLLGERPSRLLAEWIDELKRLCPGRRALDIACGEGRNSIFLARHGFAVTGLDISPVGLDKARRWAAREKLSVDFRLTDLEGYRITGTYDLIINFNFLLRDLIPHEVASLAPGGMLIFDTILQSPTAPVPHKKEYLLQPGELERLFAPFPGTVLYSAEFPDDATPTAKLIFRNTPDAQADR; encoded by the coding sequence ATGGGAGAAGAGCAGGAACGCTGGGACCAGCGGTACCTTTCGGAGGAGTGTCTGCTGGGGGAGCGGCCGTCGCGGCTTCTTGCCGAGTGGATCGATGAGCTGAAGCGGCTCTGTCCCGGCCGGCGTGCCCTGGACATCGCCTGCGGCGAGGGGCGGAACAGCATCTTCCTGGCCCGGCACGGGTTTGCCGTCACCGGCCTCGATATCTCGCCCGTAGGGCTGGACAAGGCCCGGCGCTGGGCAGCGCGGGAGAAGCTCTCCGTTGATTTCCGGCTGACGGATCTTGAGGGGTATCGGATCACCGGAACCTACGATCTGATCATCAACTTCAATTTCCTCCTTCGAGACTTGATTCCCCACGAGGTGGCGTCCCTTGCGCCGGGCGGAATGCTCATCTTCGATACCATCCTCCAGTCGCCCACGGCGCCGGTGCCTCACAAAAAGGAGTATCTCCTGCAGCCCGGCGAGCTGGAGCGGCTATTCGCCCCCTTTCCGGGGACCGTTCTCTACAGCGCAGAATTTCCCGACGATGCCACGCCCACGGCAAAGCTCATCTTCCGGAATACGCCGGACGCGCAGGCTGACAGATAA
- a CDS encoding DUF748 domain-containing protein: protein MKRWHKAAIGAGACIILLVGFIGLILPGIVKTRAMEGVEAATGRKLVVGDISINPFTWTVEVRDVSFTEPDKTTVFASFSSARVQVSPASIFRMAPVVREARLSSPHVRLVRVGPNTYNFSDLLGKKKAEPKKDEGLPRFSLNNITIANGSLDFLDQGERIMRRHEVRRLDLGIPFLSTIPYFADRYITPRFSALVNDAPVRAEGKLRPFAKAAEYDLNVDLRDLAIKRFASYIPADLPILVQDGTLSTTLGITYRVAEGKDPDLMVSGSARLAGVKVAEHGGVPLLALAGLEARLNRARVLAGEFPLSLVTLERPEIHLARDAAGIWNLQRLAGKKTAAPAAEEKPASPGRKPLVSVAEFRLADGAVQLDDRLPAGGFAARVEKIAMTVKGFSTAPGTAADCMLSLATGRGEEARVEGRVTPDPLALTGTVQVAGIDLGAYYPYLSPYLTAPVTGKLDAGADIGFSTPDGVRVDKGRIRLASLRVPFEGKDEARLAEVAGEDIAFVQKDANLTVGAVRLRDGEIRFSRNGKGEWSPLTLVRPPGSAPAKQPARSREKAAAPFSYRIGTVSLSGLTASFTDGTIEDRPTFTLRRIAAGAENLTGPKFGQIPFRFAARYGKEGELKATGRVRPEPLTVNGNVTIRQLPLTDFDYYLPKNLLAILADGTLDTTMAVSLARSGGKLTGSFAGGLGVRSFYLLDGDGEDLLRWESLQLDKVKGNIDPFTLDIREVALNQFYSKIVIDPDGRLNLQKLFAPAPEPAEGAAKPEAVAAVAQPAPPPELPARQRAITIGAVTMQAGTLDFSDRHMPKPYATTFYNLGGRVSGLTSEESKFADVDLRGNLENHSPISITGRINPLRDDLYADIKVRFTDIELSPMTPYSGTYLGYAVDKGKLFLDLQYTIENKQLNSENKVFIDQLTFGNRIESDKATSLPVRLAVALLKDRKGEIHLDLPVTGRTDDPQFSVWRVVLQILKNLLVKAATSPFALLQSAFGGGADLSVISFGYGSAELAPAEQDKLRKIAQALADRPAIKVEVAGYVERDKDAEGYRSELLRRKVRAEKFLEMVKKKQNKPGDSAETVVVAPEEYERLLTAVYKKEKFPKPRTIIGTVKELPVEEMTKLILANTVVGDAELKTLADERSAAVRTFLVEQGKLDSARVFQKSGDIFKRPDKQGERGARVEFGAAVD from the coding sequence ATGAAACGGTGGCACAAGGCGGCAATCGGCGCAGGCGCATGTATCATCCTTCTGGTCGGCTTCATCGGCCTCATCCTGCCTGGAATCGTGAAAACACGGGCCATGGAGGGAGTAGAGGCGGCCACCGGCCGGAAACTCGTTGTGGGTGATATTTCCATCAACCCGTTCACCTGGACGGTGGAGGTGCGCGATGTCAGCTTCACCGAGCCCGACAAGACCACGGTCTTCGCCTCTTTCAGCAGCGCACGGGTCCAGGTGAGCCCCGCCTCCATTTTCCGGATGGCTCCCGTGGTCCGCGAGGCCCGGCTTTCGTCCCCCCATGTCCGGCTCGTGCGCGTGGGACCCAATACCTACAACTTTTCCGACCTGCTCGGGAAAAAGAAGGCCGAGCCCAAGAAAGACGAGGGGTTGCCCCGTTTTTCCCTCAACAATATCACCATCGCCAACGGTTCCCTGGACTTCCTGGACCAGGGGGAGCGGATCATGCGGCGCCACGAAGTGCGGCGGCTCGATTTGGGCATTCCGTTTCTCAGCACTATCCCCTACTTTGCCGACCGCTACATAACCCCCCGCTTCAGCGCCCTGGTCAATGATGCCCCGGTGCGGGCCGAGGGGAAGCTGCGCCCCTTTGCCAAGGCGGCCGAGTATGATCTCAATGTGGACCTGCGCGACCTGGCCATCAAGCGCTTTGCATCCTATATCCCGGCCGATCTGCCGATTCTGGTGCAGGACGGAACCCTGTCCACCACTCTCGGCATCACCTACCGGGTTGCCGAGGGAAAAGATCCGGACCTGATGGTTTCCGGCTCGGCGCGGTTGGCCGGGGTCAAGGTCGCCGAGCACGGTGGCGTGCCGCTCTTGGCGCTGGCTGGGCTGGAAGCCCGCCTGAACCGTGCCCGGGTGCTGGCCGGGGAGTTTCCCCTTTCGCTGGTGACCCTGGAGCGTCCCGAGATCCATCTGGCGCGGGACGCAGCGGGGATCTGGAACCTGCAGCGCCTGGCCGGGAAAAAAACTGCCGCTCCGGCAGCAGAGGAGAAACCCGCATCGCCGGGCCGCAAGCCGCTCGTGTCCGTGGCCGAGTTCCGCCTGGCGGACGGTGCGGTGCAGCTGGATGACCGCCTTCCCGCCGGCGGTTTTGCCGCCCGGGTGGAAAAGATCGCCATGACCGTCAAAGGGTTTTCCACTGCGCCGGGCACGGCTGCCGACTGCATGCTCTCCCTCGCCACCGGCCGGGGTGAAGAGGCGCGGGTGGAGGGGCGCGTGACCCCCGATCCACTGGCGCTGACCGGCACCGTCCAGGTGGCCGGCATCGACCTGGGGGCCTACTATCCCTATCTGAGCCCCTATCTGACGGCCCCGGTGACGGGTAAGCTCGACGCGGGCGCAGATATCGGCTTCAGCACGCCCGACGGGGTTCGGGTGGACAAGGGGCGCATCCGCCTCGCCTCGCTCAGGGTGCCTTTCGAGGGAAAGGATGAGGCCCGCCTGGCCGAGGTGGCCGGGGAGGATATCGCGTTCGTGCAGAAGGACGCCAATCTGACGGTGGGCGCTGTTCGGCTGCGTGACGGAGAGATTCGGTTCTCCCGCAACGGGAAGGGAGAGTGGTCTCCCCTCACGCTGGTGCGGCCGCCCGGATCGGCACCGGCGAAACAGCCCGCCCGGTCCAGGGAAAAGGCAGCCGCTCCGTTCAGCTACCGCATCGGCACGGTAAGTCTATCGGGCCTCACCGCCTCGTTCACTGATGGCACCATCGAGGATCGTCCCACCTTTACCCTGCGGAGGATCGCGGCGGGAGCGGAGAATCTCACCGGTCCGAAATTCGGCCAGATACCCTTCCGCTTTGCCGCCCGTTACGGCAAGGAGGGTGAGCTCAAGGCAACGGGCAGGGTCCGGCCCGAGCCGCTCACCGTCAACGGCAACGTGACCATCAGGCAGCTTCCCCTGACTGATTTCGATTACTATCTGCCAAAGAATCTGCTCGCCATCCTGGCCGACGGCACCCTTGACACCACCATGGCCGTCAGCCTTGCCCGCAGCGGCGGGAAGCTGACCGGGAGCTTCGCCGGCGGGCTGGGGGTCCGTTCCTTCTACCTGCTGGACGGTGACGGCGAAGACCTGCTCCGCTGGGAAAGCCTCCAGCTCGACAAGGTCAAGGGGAACATCGACCCCTTCACCCTCGACATCCGCGAAGTTGCTCTCAACCAGTTTTACTCCAAGATCGTCATCGACCCGGATGGCCGCCTCAACCTCCAGAAGCTCTTCGCCCCCGCGCCGGAACCGGCGGAGGGGGCGGCAAAACCGGAAGCGGTCGCGGCAGTGGCGCAACCGGCTCCGCCTCCGGAGCTGCCGGCCCGGCAGCGGGCCATCACCATCGGTGCGGTCACCATGCAGGCGGGGACCCTCGACTTCAGCGACAGGCACATGCCGAAACCCTATGCCACCACCTTCTACAATCTTGGCGGCCGGGTGAGCGGCCTCACGTCGGAGGAGAGCAAATTTGCCGACGTGGACCTGCGGGGGAATCTGGAGAACCACTCCCCGATCAGCATCACCGGCAGGATCAACCCCCTGCGCGACGATCTCTACGCCGACATCAAGGTGCGGTTCACTGATATCGAACTCTCGCCCATGACCCCTTACTCCGGCACCTACCTGGGGTATGCCGTGGACAAGGGGAAACTCTTCCTGGACCTCCAGTACACGATCGAGAACAAGCAACTCAATTCAGAGAACAAGGTCTTCATCGACCAGCTTACCTTCGGCAACCGGATCGAGAGCGACAAGGCCACGAGCCTGCCGGTGCGTCTGGCCGTGGCACTGCTGAAGGATCGCAAGGGTGAGATCCATCTGGACCTGCCGGTCACCGGCCGTACGGATGATCCCCAGTTCAGCGTCTGGCGGGTGGTGCTCCAGATCCTGAAAAACCTGCTGGTGAAGGCGGCCACATCTCCCTTTGCACTCCTGCAGTCCGCCTTCGGCGGCGGCGCCGACCTGAGCGTCATCTCCTTCGGCTACGGCTCGGCGGAGCTTGCCCCGGCGGAGCAGGACAAACTCCGAAAAATCGCCCAGGCCCTGGCCGATCGCCCCGCCATCAAGGTGGAGGTGGCCGGCTACGTGGAGCGGGACAAGGACGCCGAGGGATACCGGTCCGAGCTGCTGAGGCGGAAGGTGCGGGCGGAGAAGTTCCTGGAGATGGTGAAGAAAAAGCAGAACAAGCCGGGCGATTCGGCCGAGACGGTGGTCGTGGCTCCGGAGGAGTACGAGCGGTTGCTCACGGCAGTCTACAAGAAGGAGAAGTTCCCCAAGCCGCGCACCATCATCGGTACGGTGAAGGAACTCCCCGTTGAGGAGATGACCAAGCTGATCCTGGCCAATACGGTCGTGGGCGACGCCGAGCTCAAGACCCTGGCCGACGAGCGGTCCGCAGCGGTCCGCACCTTCCTGGTGGAGCAGGGCAAGCTCGATTCGGCCCGGGTCTTCCAGAAGAGCGGCGATATCTTCAAACGCCCAGATAAGCAGGGCGAACGCGGCGCCCGGGTTGAATTCGGCGCAGCCGTTGACTGA